The Vicinamibacterales bacterium genome includes the window ACAACCTGAAGGCCATCAAGCTGGCTGACGCCAAGGGCGACATCAGCACGACCGGGGCCATCGCCTGGCAGCTCGATCGCGACACGCCCTACGTGCCGTCGCCGTTGCTCTACGACAACATCCTCTACTTCCTGAAGACCAACAACGGGCTGCTGTCGGCGTTCGACGCGGTGTCGGGCAAGCCCCATTATCAGGTCCAACGCATCGCAAAGGCGCCGGAGGTCTTCGCGTCGCCCGTTGGCGCGGATGGTCGCGTCTACATCGCGAGCCGCGACGGCACCACGACGGTCCTCAAGCACGGGCCGGCCTACGAGGTGCTGGCGGAAAACGTCCTCGACGACGGCTTCGATGCCTCGCCGGCACTCGTTGGCGGCGAAATCTATCTACGGGGCTTCCGCTACCTTTACCGGATCAGCGCCCCCTAACCGTCAGGGCAGCCAGTGCGAGAGAACTCGCTCGGCCGCGTCGAGGGACAGGGGCTTGGATAGGTAGTCGCTCATCCCGGCCTGGATGCATTTCTCACGATCCCCGGTCATGGCATCAGCCGTCAGGGCGATGATGGGGATGTCCTTGAACCGTCCGCCCATTCCACGAATAGCGGCGGTTGCCGCGAATCCGTCCATTTCTGGCATGTGCGAATCCATGAGGATAAGGGCGTATGTCTTGGATTCCAGCGACCGCAGCGCCTCGACCCCGTTGTCGACGGCATCCGATGCATAGCCAAGCTTCTCGACGATCAAGGTGGCCACGCGCTGATTAACGCGATTGTCCTCGACGATGAGGATTCTGCCGTCCTTCGCGGCGGCCGGGGCCACGCGGGACGCCACGCCCACGGCCGAGCCGGGGGCGTGCTTCGAGACCGCGTTCACGATCGCGTCGAACAATGAGGATTGGCGCACCGGTTTGGTCAAGCACGACTCCACTCCCTCATGGCGGGCTTCCTGCGACAGCCCCTTGCGGTCGACCGAAGTCATCATGATGATCGGCACGCCCGACATGGCCGGTTGCGCGTGAATGGCGTGTGCCAGTTCGAGGCCGTCCATCCCCGGCATCTGCAGGTCGATGAGGGCAAGACCGTACGCGTGGCCAGCGGCCGCGGCGCGCTCAAGTTCCGCCAAAGCCCCGACCCCATCCGCTTGTGAGGATCCGCGCATGCCCCAGGCTTCGAGGCGGCGCTTCAGGATCTCCCGGTTGGTGCCGTTGTCGTCGACCACCAGGACTCTGAGGGTAGCGAGGTCGGCGCCTGCCAGCCTGTCTGCATCCCCGCCGTCGCCCAATTCGAAGGGGACCTCGAACCAGAATGTCGCCCCTTGCCCCTCCACGCTTTCGACCCCGATGCGGCCCCCCATTTGCTCGACAATCCAACGCGAGATGGCCAGTCCCAGCCCGGTCCCGCCATAGCGGCGCGTCGTTGAGGCGTCGGCCTGCGAGAACGCCTGGAAGAGGCGTGACTGGGCTTCGGGAGGGATGCCGACGCCGGAATCCCTGACTTCGAATCGGATGGTGACGGTTCTCTCCGTCGCCGCCGTCTGGCGCGCGCTGAGCACGACCTCACCGCTCGGCGTGAACTTGATCGCGTTGTTGAGGAGGTTGCTGAGCACCTGGCGCAGGCGCCCGTCGTCACCGCGCAGGGCATTGGGCGTGTCGGACTCGATGGCCACGACGACCTCCAGTCCCTTCTCGTGCGCTTGGACGGCCACGAGCCTGCCGCAATCCTCCACG containing:
- a CDS encoding response regulator, with amino-acid sequence MALSIFTIEMVIMSLIPSLRLESPWLETLVDAGLLVLALVPILYAFILRPMQLEMSAREAADDRLREANTELEARVEERTRELGVALEAAEAAAVAKGQFLACMSHELRTPLNAVIGMTQLLLDTPLSAQQAEFAKMSNIGGETLLTLINNVLDYSKLEAGKMDLESSGFDLLRTVEDCGRLVAVQAHEKGLEVVVAIESDTPNALRGDDGRLRQVLSNLLNNAIKFTPSGEVVLSARQTAATERTVTIRFEVRDSGVGIPPEAQSRLFQAFSQADASTTRRYGGTGLGLAISRWIVEQMGGRIGVESVEGQGATFWFEVPFELGDGGDADRLAGADLATLRVLVVDDNGTNREILKRRLEAWGMRGSSQADGVGALAELERAAAAGHAYGLALIDLQMPGMDGLELAHAIHAQPAMSGVPIIMMTSVDRKGLSQEARHEGVESCLTKPVRQSSLFDAIVNAVSKHAPGSAVGVASRVAPAAAKDGRILIVEDNRVNQRVATLIVEKLGYASDAVDNGVEALRSLESKTYALILMDSHMPEMDGFAATAAIRGMGGRFKDIPIIALTADAMTGDREKCIQAGMSDYLSKPLSLDAAERVLSHWLP